In Chryseobacterium camelliae, one DNA window encodes the following:
- a CDS encoding endonuclease/exonuclease/phosphatase family protein, with protein MHIIKHMWNVYAGLTILLLILTLLPKIQNSHWIFRVPEFGKIQITFFTLITFGLGFLVSPSPLLWYFQGLLILMFIHHGIILIKYTPLYPVKRSGKGRNSSRDIHFISANVYQFNTEYKRFIQLIEKCKPEIFLTMESNGDWEKALRVLEQDYPFHHKVTLENTYGMHFYSKIRIKDAKTHYFVADDIPTIEAHLETEDGFSFVFFGIHPPPPSPTEEETSKERDGDLLSTAKRVQEIKEPTIVVGDFNNVAWSRSSILFRKTSELIDPRIGRAFVSTFHAKYKLLRFPIDLMFHSEDIFIRKLTTMENFGSDHLPVYCEFFIDHQNTEQEEQIEEATAEEEAEAEEMIEEGKKEDGNRDAVVTED; from the coding sequence ATGCACATAATTAAACATATGTGGAACGTCTACGCAGGATTAACGATACTGCTTCTTATTTTAACCTTACTTCCTAAAATACAGAATTCCCACTGGATCTTTCGGGTTCCGGAATTCGGGAAAATACAGATTACGTTTTTTACCCTTATTACTTTCGGGCTGGGCTTCCTGGTCTCTCCTTCACCCCTGTTGTGGTATTTTCAGGGATTGCTCATCCTGATGTTCATTCATCATGGAATCATCCTGATCAAATACACACCGCTGTATCCTGTCAAAAGATCGGGTAAAGGCAGGAACTCTTCCAGGGACATCCATTTTATTTCCGCAAATGTCTACCAGTTCAATACCGAATATAAACGTTTCATTCAGCTGATTGAAAAATGCAAGCCTGAAATCTTCCTCACCATGGAAAGCAATGGCGACTGGGAAAAAGCATTACGCGTACTGGAACAGGATTACCCGTTCCATCATAAGGTTACCCTGGAAAATACCTACGGCATGCATTTTTATTCCAAGATCAGAATCAAGGATGCAAAAACACATTATTTTGTTGCCGATGACATTCCGACTATCGAAGCGCATCTGGAAACTGAGGACGGCTTTTCATTTGTATTCTTCGGGATCCACCCGCCACCACCGAGCCCTACCGAAGAAGAAACATCTAAAGAAAGGGATGGCGACCTGCTGAGCACCGCAAAAAGAGTTCAGGAAATAAAAGAACCAACCATTGTAGTCGGTGATTTCAATAATGTTGCCTGGTCCAGGTCTTCTATCCTGTTCAGGAAAACCAGTGAACTGATCGATCCAAGGATCGGGCGCGCCTTCGTTTCTACTTTCCATGCAAAGTATAAGCTCCTGAGATTCCCGATCGACCTGATGTTCCACAGCGAGGATATTTTTATCCGCAAGCTGACCACCATGGAGAATTTCGGATCAGACCATCTTCCGGTATACTGTGAATTTTTCATAGACCACCAGAATACCGAGCAGGAAGAACAGATTGAAGAAGCCACCGCTGAAGAAGAAGCCGAAGCTGAAGAAATGATTGAAGAAGGTAAGAAGGAAGACGGCAACCGGGATGCTGTTGTTACCGAAGATTAA
- a CDS encoding diphosphomevalonate/mevalonate 3,5-bisphosphate decarboxylase family protein → MTTTQEFLGKQDFSISSKTVSGSCPSNIALIKYWGKYEHQIPANPSISYTLNHCRTNTEIEFSAGEPFSVQTYLSGTEEVKFAEKIEKYFKNIESYLPWILKGKYTIRTENTFPHSSGIASSASGFGAIAKCLMALDEEFSGKISEDASLRKASFLARLGSGSACRSLYNGLIVWGNSDEVEGSSDLFAVPYPETEIHDVFRDFNDWVLLIHEGQKSVSSTVGHGLMNTNPYAERRFQEARENFIPMKEILKTGNMERFITLVEHEALTLHAMMMMSEPAFILMKTGTLEVINKIWDFRAESGLPLFFTLDAGANVHLLFPNNGSEDRIKAFIEAELLKYTQKNGVVKDVMKF, encoded by the coding sequence ATGACGACCACACAAGAATTTCTGGGAAAACAGGATTTCAGTATCTCCTCAAAAACAGTTTCAGGCAGCTGCCCGTCCAATATTGCCCTCATCAAGTATTGGGGCAAGTACGAACATCAGATCCCTGCCAATCCCAGCATCAGTTATACCCTGAACCATTGCAGGACTAATACGGAAATTGAATTTTCAGCAGGAGAGCCTTTTTCGGTTCAGACCTACCTTTCCGGTACGGAAGAAGTGAAATTTGCAGAAAAAATAGAAAAATATTTTAAAAATATAGAATCATACCTTCCGTGGATCCTGAAAGGGAAATATACCATCCGGACAGAGAATACTTTTCCCCACAGCTCTGGGATTGCCAGTTCGGCTTCCGGTTTCGGGGCTATTGCCAAATGCCTGATGGCACTCGATGAAGAATTTTCTGGGAAAATTTCTGAAGATGCATCTTTAAGAAAGGCTTCATTCCTGGCCCGCCTCGGCAGCGGAAGTGCGTGCAGAAGTTTGTATAACGGGCTGATTGTATGGGGAAATTCAGATGAAGTGGAAGGAAGCTCGGATCTATTTGCCGTTCCTTATCCTGAAACGGAAATCCATGATGTTTTCAGGGATTTCAATGATTGGGTACTGCTGATCCATGAAGGTCAGAAGAGTGTATCCTCAACAGTAGGACACGGGCTGATGAATACCAATCCATACGCAGAAAGAAGATTCCAGGAAGCAAGGGAAAATTTTATCCCGATGAAAGAAATCCTGAAAACAGGGAATATGGAACGCTTTATCACCCTGGTAGAACACGAGGCACTGACACTCCATGCAATGATGATGATGAGCGAACCGGCATTCATCCTGATGAAAACAGGTACCCTGGAAGTTATCAATAAAATCTGGGATTTCAGAGCAGAGAGCGGGTTGCCTTTATTTTTTACCTTAGATGCCGGTGCCAATGTTCATCTGTTATTTCCGAACAATGGCTCGGAAGACAGGATAAAAGCATTTATAGAAGCTGAACTGTTGAAGTACACACAGAAAAACGGAGTGGTAAAGGATGTCATGAAATTCTAG
- a CDS encoding AMP-dependent synthetase/ligase, with amino-acid sequence MNLAEAIIAHNVKKHPVKSAIGFKKKEEPWKELSWKKFSEIIFKTANALKTAGIQENDKIAIYSDNSAEWMIFDLASMVIGAVSVPVYSTNNAGQAEYIIQDSGAKIILVGNQAQYDACLELLQKDDNELQAIIVSKKAVWIKKEFSSYYLEDFISKASPKAEICKKEENDVATLIYTSGTTGTPKGVMLTHGNFKKALDAHFEFFKFKNFEEELSLAFLPLSHVFERSWTLLCLYGGARVYFLEDPKNIAKALEEVKPTMMCSVPRFFQKIYAAVLDKAEKSSPLKKKIFNWALATGWEASEFRRNEKPLPLGLKIRQAVADMLVFNTIKDKMGGRLWFLPCGGASLSPEVTQFFESVGIHITVGYGLTETTATLTLFPLTHFGHGTSGKPLPGVEIRFGENDEIQARGNGIMKGYYKRPEETRNAFTEDGWFKTGDAGKWDDHGNLIITDRIKDLMKTSNGKYVAPQQIENLLTNNNFIQQIILIAEGRQFVSALIVPDFEFLKDFIRDHNIPFTSWKEIVKNETVISFYKEKTKQLQHDLAEFEKVKKFTLMPAEFEINSGEVTPTLKVKRNVVLDKYRDIIEDMYS; translated from the coding sequence ATGAATCTTGCAGAGGCTATTATTGCCCATAATGTAAAAAAGCATCCCGTAAAATCAGCCATTGGGTTTAAAAAGAAGGAAGAACCCTGGAAAGAACTGAGCTGGAAGAAGTTTTCCGAAATTATTTTTAAAACCGCCAATGCCTTAAAAACCGCAGGAATTCAGGAGAATGATAAAATTGCCATCTATTCTGACAATTCTGCAGAATGGATGATTTTTGACCTTGCTTCCATGGTGATCGGAGCAGTTTCCGTTCCGGTATATTCTACCAATAATGCCGGACAGGCAGAATATATCATACAGGATTCAGGAGCTAAAATAATTCTGGTGGGTAACCAGGCACAATATGATGCCTGCCTGGAGCTTCTACAGAAAGATGATAATGAGCTTCAGGCTATTATCGTTTCAAAAAAAGCAGTCTGGATTAAAAAAGAATTCAGCAGCTATTACCTGGAAGATTTCATTTCCAAAGCTTCTCCCAAAGCAGAGATCTGCAAAAAGGAAGAAAATGACGTAGCAACACTTATTTATACTTCAGGCACCACAGGAACCCCAAAAGGTGTCATGCTGACCCATGGGAATTTTAAAAAGGCCCTGGATGCTCATTTTGAATTCTTTAAGTTTAAAAACTTTGAAGAAGAACTTTCCCTGGCCTTTTTGCCGTTGAGCCATGTTTTTGAAAGAAGCTGGACATTATTATGCCTGTATGGCGGAGCAAGGGTCTATTTTCTGGAAGATCCCAAGAATATTGCCAAAGCGCTGGAAGAGGTAAAGCCCACTATGATGTGTTCTGTGCCGAGGTTCTTTCAGAAGATCTATGCAGCAGTACTTGATAAAGCGGAAAAGAGCTCTCCTTTGAAAAAGAAAATATTCAATTGGGCACTCGCTACCGGCTGGGAAGCCTCAGAATTCAGGAGAAATGAAAAACCCCTGCCTTTAGGACTTAAAATCAGGCAGGCAGTAGCTGATATGCTGGTTTTTAATACAATTAAAGATAAGATGGGCGGTAGGTTGTGGTTTCTGCCTTGTGGAGGTGCCTCACTTTCTCCTGAAGTAACCCAGTTTTTTGAATCTGTGGGAATCCATATAACCGTTGGGTATGGGCTTACAGAAACTACAGCTACATTAACACTCTTTCCTTTAACGCATTTTGGACACGGGACCAGCGGAAAGCCTTTGCCGGGAGTGGAAATCCGTTTCGGGGAAAATGATGAGATCCAGGCCAGAGGAAACGGGATCATGAAAGGCTATTATAAAAGGCCTGAAGAAACCCGCAATGCATTTACAGAAGACGGATGGTTCAAGACCGGAGATGCCGGGAAATGGGATGACCACGGAAACCTGATCATTACAGACCGTATCAAAGACCTGATGAAGACTTCCAACGGCAAATATGTTGCACCACAGCAGATTGAAAACCTCCTGACCAATAACAATTTCATTCAGCAAATTATCCTTATTGCAGAAGGCCGCCAGTTTGTCTCGGCCCTGATTGTTCCTGATTTTGAATTCCTGAAGGACTTTATCCGTGATCATAATATTCCGTTCACCAGCTGGAAAGAGATCGTGAAAAATGAAACGGTCATCAGCTTCTATAAAGAAAAAACAAAACAGCTGCAGCATGACCTTGCTGAATTTGAAAAGGTCAAGAAGTTCACACTGATGCCTGCTGAATTTGAAATCAACAGCGGCGAAGTAACCCCTACCCTAAAAGTAAAAAGAAACGTAGTTCTGGATAAATACAGGGATATCATTGAAGATATGTACTCATAA
- a CDS encoding NAD-dependent epimerase/dehydratase family protein — MVLVTGATGILGRVVVLELLKRGKKVRAAKRSGSNLKDVKNSYRFYTEDPDAAFSAIEWVELDFDDLTSLQTALEGVEEVYHCAAKVSFNPKYEKEMYHINIKGTTNLLYACEQSSVKKFLYISTIAVLDGFNEEGELDEGSDFNAKEEHSAYAISKHMAEMEVWRASAEGLQIAIINPGMIIGSGGWNQSSGQLFSVFENNRFTFPGGSAYVDVRDVAEIAAELMDRNIFGERFIAISGMKKYEDIGKIIRKRLGLKEPVVLKKRQLGVGRIVNVLLGWLIPPLRMVTKSNIASITSFNTISNQKIKDRLNFRFIPVDESLEFHLNNYINDKKS; from the coding sequence ATGGTTTTGGTAACGGGTGCAACCGGAATTCTGGGAAGGGTAGTGGTTCTTGAGCTGCTTAAGAGAGGGAAAAAAGTCCGTGCAGCGAAACGTTCCGGAAGCAATCTAAAGGATGTAAAAAACTCCTACCGCTTTTATACGGAGGATCCTGATGCCGCATTCAGTGCTATTGAATGGGTAGAGCTTGATTTTGATGACCTTACATCACTTCAGACAGCGCTGGAAGGTGTGGAGGAAGTATATCACTGTGCGGCAAAAGTAAGTTTTAATCCCAAATATGAAAAGGAGATGTACCATATCAATATTAAAGGTACAACCAATCTTCTGTATGCCTGCGAACAGTCATCTGTAAAAAAGTTTCTGTACATCAGTACCATAGCAGTTCTGGATGGATTTAATGAAGAGGGTGAGCTGGACGAAGGTTCAGATTTCAATGCCAAGGAAGAACATTCTGCCTATGCCATTTCCAAACACATGGCAGAAATGGAGGTATGGAGAGCCTCTGCGGAAGGTTTACAGATAGCAATTATCAATCCCGGGATGATTATCGGCAGCGGCGGATGGAACCAAAGCAGTGGCCAGCTTTTCTCGGTATTTGAGAATAACCGTTTCACTTTTCCTGGTGGATCTGCCTATGTGGATGTCCGGGATGTTGCTGAAATAGCTGCTGAACTGATGGATAGAAATATATTCGGGGAAAGGTTTATAGCCATTTCCGGAATGAAGAAATATGAAGACATCGGAAAGATCATCAGGAAAAGGCTGGGACTGAAAGAGCCGGTAGTGCTTAAGAAAAGGCAGCTTGGTGTAGGAAGGATTGTCAACGTTTTATTGGGGTGGCTTATTCCGCCTTTACGCATGGTGACCAAATCCAATATTGCATCCATAACGTCATTCAATACTATATCCAACCAGAAAATAAAAGACAGACTTAATTTCCGCTTTATCCCCGTTGATGAAAGTCTGGAATTTCATTTGAACAATTATATTAACGATAAAAAAAGCTGA
- a CDS encoding MvdC/MvdD family ATP grasp protein, whose protein sequence is MNNKILIITHTGDNFSIEKVTEYIENNGFEVIRFDVDLYPIQNRLSTLFEDGKWISVLETSETKYRLDDIAAVWYRRAYNIGSGLKEEMDAKFYGAAMGEIRNTLFGFLESIDAYSLGKPSVYRRLDSKEEQLKIADKIGLKIPETCMTNNPEQARQFILKHKNVIGKMQTGFAIYEDGVENVVFTNVIDEDKLEELDSLQYCPMQFQTRIEKKKELRVTIVGQDIYAFEIDSQKSEAAKIDWRKDGINLIDQWVETQLPREIELKLLELLDVYHVDYGAIDIILSPEDDYYFIEINAAGEFFWLDNLTDGNQISKSIADLLCDKAPRRNNSVLA, encoded by the coding sequence ATGAATAACAAAATTTTAATCATTACCCATACGGGAGATAATTTTTCCATAGAAAAAGTAACAGAATACATAGAAAATAACGGTTTTGAGGTCATTCGTTTCGACGTAGACCTTTATCCCATACAGAACAGACTTTCCACCCTTTTTGAAGACGGAAAGTGGATCAGTGTCCTGGAAACTTCCGAAACAAAGTACCGGTTGGACGACATCGCTGCTGTATGGTACAGAAGAGCCTACAATATCGGCAGCGGCTTGAAAGAGGAAATGGATGCCAAATTTTATGGCGCTGCCATGGGTGAGATCCGCAATACCCTTTTCGGTTTCCTGGAGTCCATAGATGCGTACTCGCTGGGTAAACCAAGCGTATATCGGAGACTCGACAGCAAAGAAGAACAGCTGAAAATTGCAGACAAAATAGGGCTTAAAATTCCTGAAACCTGCATGACCAATAATCCTGAGCAAGCCAGGCAGTTTATCCTTAAGCATAAAAATGTCATCGGGAAAATGCAGACCGGATTTGCCATTTACGAAGATGGGGTAGAAAATGTGGTATTTACCAATGTTATTGATGAAGATAAGCTTGAGGAATTGGATTCGCTACAGTATTGCCCGATGCAGTTCCAGACCCGCATTGAAAAGAAAAAGGAACTCCGGGTGACCATAGTAGGGCAGGATATTTATGCATTTGAAATAGATTCCCAGAAATCTGAAGCCGCTAAAATCGACTGGAGAAAAGATGGGATCAACCTTATCGACCAGTGGGTGGAAACACAGCTTCCAAGGGAGATAGAACTGAAGCTGCTCGAACTTCTGGACGTCTACCATGTAGATTACGGAGCCATTGATATCATCCTTTCTCCGGAAGACGATTACTACTTTATAGAAATCAATGCAGCCGGGGAGTTTTTCTGGCTGGACAATCTTACTGATGGAAACCAGATCTCCAAAAGTATCGCCGATCTACTCTGTGATAAGGCTCCAAGGCGTAATAACAGTGTTTTGGCTTAA
- a CDS encoding MvdC/MvdD family ATP grasp protein has protein sequence MILCITHSGDYYNVDLFFAYLKSKGIPFFRLNSDHLNHLQKISIGQDSFELTDEDGNTVHSDDIKGVWNRKTWGVQAPEEMEEEYRPVFINEYRNLTYNLITSLEHLPWINPYESERKTDGNKMYQLRVAQKNQLNVPETLFSNDAEKITSFFYRCCNGKAVAKLHGVMSKSMTGEQMLSTMIIEEDSLDSIEDIAYCPMIFQPYIEKEYELRIVYVDGIFFTGKINNADHADWRVANSNYFWSAYTLPENICQNLTAMMRELVLCLGAIDMIRGKDGNYYFLEVNPQGEWGMLQKELDFPIAETIADYLIKRINIHE, from the coding sequence ATGATTCTCTGCATCACCCATTCCGGCGATTATTACAACGTCGATCTTTTCTTTGCCTATCTGAAGTCTAAAGGCATCCCTTTTTTCAGGCTTAACTCAGATCACCTCAATCATCTTCAGAAGATCAGCATCGGTCAGGATTCATTTGAACTTACTGATGAGGATGGTAATACCGTGCACTCCGATGACATCAAAGGAGTCTGGAACAGGAAAACCTGGGGTGTTCAAGCCCCTGAAGAAATGGAAGAAGAGTATAGGCCTGTGTTCATTAATGAATACAGGAATCTGACGTACAATCTCATCACTTCCCTGGAACATCTCCCGTGGATCAATCCTTATGAATCTGAAAGGAAAACAGACGGCAACAAAATGTACCAGCTCAGGGTAGCACAGAAAAACCAGCTGAACGTTCCGGAAACACTCTTTTCCAATGATGCTGAAAAGATTACATCTTTTTTTTACCGCTGCTGCAATGGCAAGGCGGTAGCCAAGCTTCATGGGGTAATGTCAAAATCCATGACCGGAGAACAGATGCTTTCCACGATGATCATTGAAGAAGACAGTCTTGACAGCATTGAAGATATCGCATACTGCCCGATGATCTTTCAGCCGTATATAGAAAAAGAGTATGAGCTGAGGATTGTCTATGTGGACGGAATATTTTTCACCGGTAAAATCAATAACGCTGACCATGCAGACTGGCGGGTGGCCAACAGCAATTATTTCTGGTCTGCCTACACGCTCCCGGAAAATATCTGCCAAAACCTGACTGCTATGATGCGCGAACTGGTGCTTTGTCTGGGCGCTATAGATATGATCCGAGGAAAGGACGGAAACTATTATTTCCTTGAGGTTAATCCTCAGGGAGAATGGGGAATGCTGCAGAAAGAGCTGGATTTCCCTATTGCAGAAACCATTGCCGATTACCTTATCAAAAGAATAAACATCCATGAATAA
- a CDS encoding microviridin/marinostatin family tricyclic proteinase inhibitor, which yields MKNKNSKKKPFFASFLEKQIKDPETVKGGTDVSIPERDVITKPSVDTVTSPKDDMMHTMKYPSDGDDDSATL from the coding sequence ATGAAAAACAAGAATTCAAAGAAAAAGCCCTTCTTTGCTTCATTTCTTGAGAAGCAAATCAAAGACCCTGAAACTGTAAAAGGAGGAACAGATGTCAGCATTCCTGAAAGGGATGTCATAACAAAACCTTCCGTAGACACCGTAACATCCCCTAAAGATGATATGATGCATACCATGAAATATCCTTCAGACGGTGATGATGATTCCGCTACTTTGTAA